A genomic window from Salvelinus namaycush isolate Seneca chromosome 5, SaNama_1.0, whole genome shotgun sequence includes:
- the LOC120046923 gene encoding coagulation factor VIII-like, with protein MRTLLISLLCVLSGVEETLAVPATREFYIAAVEIGWDYLYWGSADPASEQRRRTKDPPQKYIKAVYREYTDSTYSVPKPTPTWAGIQGPVIHAQVSDRVVVHFKNLASQPYSISPVGVSYWKQSEGAGYDDATSSQEKEDDAVAPGGYYKYVWDINPKDGPTVGDPECLTYSYSSQVDTVQDFNSGLIGALLICKSTAFTDNGVRKSREFILLFAVFDESKSWYGEVGSFRERFKKASARKQYHTINGYVNSTLPGLTMCQGRDHVFWHLIGMETSTGIHSIQLQDHTLQVMAHRKVTVEMTPMTFTTAEMKPSTQGKFLISCQIQEHRHAGMSAVFKVEDCPEPVTVPGPDVRRVQQSEDKEDYEYGDDMFETFVFKPGKGQAVGRSRGGKNKIWVHYIAAEEIIWDYAPHLSQGDSQLFSEYFPRGPHQLGHEYKKVVYVEYTDQTFTKRKSPVKRLLGPLLRGQVDEHFQIVFKNLASRPFNIYPNGLTTISPLRKTGNEGEKDLRSLAVPPNGTYGYVWKLTAEDGPLERDPQCLTRLYQSTINPERDLATGLVGPLLICKKDSMDTRGRLVGPDKVKQLMFAVFDENKSWNINDNIQKYSRDPSMVNPTDPDFYNSNVIYNVNGIMFNGQMIQLCKDDVTFWHLANVGTQSDFLSVYFTGNPFMRDNVYESVLTLFPMSGETVTMETELIGEWEISAFDSSLKSRGMSARYSVLSCNIELLVDNEDLEYGLEDVLPDYVDQFFKPRSLRPRLQNRTVAVRVCRKQPSLNQNTTTPKTGNYTDNEVAIGESGDHGSDNNVTFKAGDQRSICEVRYVTVLSADEEGNLLSQGGIPTDVLKQLEKDGEWKASETQEGGGLGGEKGGKRQRRQARVEGGEDGEEVEEGGLGRKQGGKRQRRQARVEGGEDGEEVEEGGLGREQGGNGRQRRQASLEGRESNKLAENCEEEVLKEWKGRVYGEALEQEQREEQKVEVLDQQEEQGQKGELDRDSHPLSTYHADKDPLLLELDGWRDLDPLKNTLKALPDQLKVQQQREEQKAGEVHPLNNNPHTDPDTPLLDLLDLDFSNVSNDNETAPRNAVSLEYDDYSEKDTVAPYKGTEDNLDLRTTDGHYRSYYIAAQEITWDYGIRKPHQLIKTRERRRGMRKFLVEYKKVVFRAYSERDFQIPVTRGELQEHLGLMGPIIKAEVNDLLTVTFKNMASRPYSLHLHGVYDKTQGDGWTQTQWGSSRPGVAGVPGEAVQPGEVRVYTWRITRKQGPTAAEFDCKAGAYYSTQNKVKDLHSGLIGPLVICKPGTLHPQLNLQPNLQEYALLFHTFDETKSWYLDENIRQYCIPPCQARRDDPWFQLSNKFAAINGYVAETLPGLMVAQHQQVRWYLLNVGGNGEYHAAHFHGLPFSIHKEQEHRMGVYNLYPGVFGTVEMRPATVGTWMVECTVGEHQLAGMRAKLLVYNPRCMQPLGLRSGRIDDSQITASDHIGNWEARLARLELSGSVNAWMGTNQKSWIQVDLQRPTLLHGIQTQGARASLGLKDYFIVHFTLSYSLDQETWTNYRGNSTTPSYIFNGNLDGSKVKENHLFPPILGRYIRLQPVTIQRNPALRMELLGCDLNSCSFPLGLQRRSVPDSSFRASSFLQTWRLSWSPALARLRQDGSANAWRPKVNNPHEWLQVDFLVMKRITGVVTQGAWSILTQMMVTEFSVTISDEGHSWSNVVDEESQREKIFLGNSEPDEEMLNLFDPPLFARFIRIHPRGWVNDIALRLEFMGCDTQQRL; from the exons ggGCCGGATACGATGACGCCACGTCTAGCCAGGAGAAGGAGGATGATGCGGTTGCTCCAGGAGGATACTACAAGTACGTCTGGGACATCAACCCTAAAGACGGTCCGACCGTGGGAGACCCAGAATGCCTCACCTACTCCTACTCCTCCCAGGTGGACACTGTACAGGACTTCAACTCTGGGCTCATCGGGGCTCTGCTCATCTGCAAATCAA CTGCATTTACAGATAATGGAGTTCGGAAAAGCAGAGAGTTTATTCTGCTCTTTGCTGTTTTCGATGAGAGTAAGAGCTGGTACGGAGAGGTGGGGAGTTTCCGGGAAAGATTTAAGAAGGCCAGTGCAAGAAAACAGTATCATACTATCAATGGATACGTCAACTCAACTTTACCAG GTCTGACGATGTGCCAGGGACGAGATCATGTGTTCTGGCATCTCATTGGAATGGAAACGTCTACAGGGATCCACTCCATACAGCTCCAGGATCACACTCTGCAG GTGATGGCCCACCGTAAGGTTACTGTGGAGATGACCCCTATGACCTTCACCACGGCGGAGATGAAGCCCAGCACTCAGGGGAAGTTCCTCATCAGCTGTCAGATTCAAGAACACCGCCACG CGGGTATGAGTGCAGTCTTTAAGGTAGAGGACTGCCCAGAGCCTGTGACGGTGCCCGGTCCTGACGTGCGTCGGGTTCAGCAGTCTGAGGATAAGGAGGACTATGAATATGGAGATGACATGTTTGAGACCTTTGTGTTTAAGCCTGGGAAAGGTCAGGCTGTGGGGCGCTCCCGAGGGGGGAAGAACAAAATCTGGGTCCATTACATCGCTGCTGAGGAGATCATCTGGGATTACGCACCCCACCTCAGCCAGGGAGACAG TCAACTGTTTTCGGAATACTTCCCCAGGGGGCCTCATCAGCTGGGTCATGAATATAAGAAGGTGGTGTATGTAGAATACACTGACCAGACCTTCACCAAGAGGAAATCACCTGTTAAAAGACTGCTGGGACCACTGCTCAGAGGACAGGTGGACGAACACTTCCAG ATAGTGTTCAAGAACCTAGCAAGTCGTCCTTTCAACATATATCCAAACGGCCTCACCACGATTTCTCCACTGCGTAAAACAGGGAATG agggtgAAAAGGACCTTCGCTCACTGGCTGTACCCCCCAACGGGACATATGGCTACGTGTGGAAACTAACAGCAGAGGACGGGCCCCTGGAGAGAGACCCACAGTGTCTGACCCGTCTGTACCAGAGTACCATCAACCCTGAGAGAGACCTGGCCACTGGCCTCGTAGGACCACTCCTCATCTGCAAGAAAGACTCCATGGACACCAGGGGGCGGCTG GTGGGCCCAGATAAAGTGAAGCAGTTGATGTTCGCTGTGTTTGATGAAAACAAGAGTTGGAACATCAATGACAACATTCAGAAGTACAGCAGAGACCCCTCCATGGTCAACCCTACAGACCCTGACTTCTACAACTCCAATGTCATCTACA ATGTGAACGGGATCATGTTCAACGGGCAGATGATCCAGCTGTGTAAGGATGACGTGACCTTCTGGCACCTGGCCAACGTGGGGACACAGAGCGACTTCCTGTCCGTCTACTTCACAGGAAACCCCTTCATGAGGGACAACGTGTATGAGTCCGTTCTCACACTCTTCCCAATGTCTGGGGAGACTGTTACCATGGAGACCGAGCTAATTG GTGAGTGGGAGATCAGTGCTTTCGACAGTAGCCTGAAAAGCCGTGGCATGAGCGCCCGCTACTCCGTCCTGTCTTGTAACATTGAACTGCTTGTGGACAACGAGGACCTAGAGTACGGCCTGGAGGACGTCCTGCCTGATTACGTAGACCAGTTCTTCAAACCGAGATCCCTCCGCCCCCGGCTACAGAACAGGACCGTAGCCGTCAGAGTCTGCAGGAAGCAACCCAGCTTAAACCAGAACACGACAACACCGAAAACAGGAAATTACACAGATAACGAAGTCGCCATCGGAGAATCTGGGGACCACGGGTCTGATAACAATGTCACATTTAAGGCAGGGGACCAGAGGTCAATCTGTGAGGTCAGGTATGTGACGGTGTTGTCTGCTGACGAGGAAGGCAACCTGCTCTCCCAGGGAGGGATCCCCACAGACGTTCTGAAGCAACTGGAGAAGGATGGAGAGTGGAAGGCTTCAGAGACCCAGGAGGGAGGGGGCCTGGGTGGGGAAAAGGGGGGGAAGAGACAAAGACGCCAGGCCAGGgtagaaggaggagaggatggggaggaggtagaggagggtggtCTGGGCAGGAAGCAGGGGGGGAAGAGACAAAGACGCCAGGCCAGGgtagaaggaggagaggatggggaggaggtagaggagggtggtCTGGGCAGGGAGCAGGGGGGGAATGGAAGACAGAGACGCCAGGCCAGTTTGGAGGGTAGAGAGAGCAACAAGCTAGCGGAGAACTGTGAGGAGGAGGTGCTGAAGGAGTGGAAGGGCCGGGTATATGGGGAGGCGCTGGagcaggagcagagagaggagcagaaggTGGAGGTGTTGGATCAGCAGGAGGAGCAGGGACAAAAGGGGGAGTTGGATCGAGATTCACATCCTCTAAGCACATATCACGCAGATAAGGACCCTCTACTCTTGGAgttagatggatggagggatctAGACCCCCTGAAAAACACTTTGAAAGCGCTCCCGGATCAGCTGAAGGTGCAGCAGCAGAGGGAGGAGCAGAAAGCTGGGGAGGTGCATCCCCTCAACAACAACCCTCACACAGATCCGGACACACCTCTACTGGATTTGTTGGATCTAGACTTCTCCAATGTCTCCAATGACAACGAGACGGCTCCCAGGAACGCAGTGTCTCTGGAGTATGATGACTATAGTGAGAAGGACACTGTGGCACCCTAcaaggggacagaggacaacctgGACCTGAGGACCACAGATGGACATTACCGCAGCTACTACATCGCTGCGCAGGAGATCACATGGGACTATGGGATCAGGAAACCACATCAGCTCATAAAAACAAG AGAGAGGCGTAGGGGAATGAGGAAGTTCCTGGTGGAATATAAGAAGGTGGTGTTCAGGGCCTACAGTGAGAGAGACTTCCAGATCCCCGTCACCAGAGGAGAGCTGCAGGAACATCTGGGACTCATGGGCCCTATCATTAAAGCTGAGGTCAACGACCTCCTTACC GTGACCTTCAAGAACATGGCGTCCAGGCCGTACTCCCTGCACCTCCATGGAGTGTATGATAAGACCCAGGGTGATGGATGGACCCAGACCCAGTGGGGGTCCTCCAGGCCTGGGGTGGCGGGGGTCCCTGGGGAGGCGGTCCAGCCTGGGGAGGTCAGGGTCTACACCTGGAGGATCACCAGGAAGCAGGGGCCCACCGCTGCAGAGTTTGACTGTAAGGCCGGGGCCTACTACTCTACACAGAATAAG GTGAAGGACCTCCACTCCGGTCTGATTGGCCCCTTAGTAATCTGTAAACCAGGCACCCTCCACCCCCAACTGAACCTACAGCCCAACCTACAGGAGTACGCCCTCCTCTTCCACACCTTCGACGAGACCAAGAGCTGGTACCTGGACGAGAACATCCGTCAGTACTGCATCCCACCCTGCCAGGCCCGGAGAGATGACCCCTGGTTTCAACTCAGCAACAAGTTTGCAG CGATAAACGGCTACGTGGCAGAGACACTTCCTGGTCTGATGGTTGCCCAGCACCAGCAAGTCAGGTGGTACCTGCTGAATGTCGGGGGCAACGGGGAGTATCACGCCGCCCACTTCCACGGTCTGCCCTTCAGCATTCACAAGGAGCAGGAGCATCGCATGGGGGTGTACAACCTCTATCCTG GTGTGTTTGGCACAGTGGAGATGAGGCCGGCCACGGTGGGGACCTGGATGGTGGAGTGTACAGTTGGAGAGCACCAGCTGGCCGGCATGAGGGCTAAACTACTGGTCTACAACCCAC GATGCATGCAGCCTCTGGGGTTGAGGTCGGGAAGAATAGACGATTCCCAGATCACGGCATCAGACCACATAG GTAACTGGGAGGCCAGGCTGGCGAGGCTGGAGCTATCTGGTTCTGTCAACGCCTGGATGGGCACGAATCAGAAATCATGGATCCAG GTGGACCTCCAGAGACCCACTCTGCTCCATGGGATTCAGACCCAAGGTGCCAGAGCCTCTCTGGGCCTGAAGGACTACTTCATCGTGCACTTCACCCTCTCCTACAGCCTAGACCAGGAGACCTGGACTAACTACAGGGGGAACAGTACCACGCCATCCTAC ATATTTAACGGTAACCTGGATGGCTCAAAGGTGAAGGAGAACCATCTGTTTCCCCCAATCCTGGGGCGCTACATCAGACTGCAGCCTGTCACCATCCAGAGGAACCCTGCTCTTCGCATGGAGCTGCTGGGCTGTGACCTCAACA gcTGCTCCTTCCCCCTGGGTCTCCAGAGGAGGTCGGTCCCAGACAGCAGCTTCAGAGCCTCCTCCTTCCTGCAGACCTGGAGGCTCTCTTGGAGCCCCGCCCTCGCACGCCTCCGCCAGGACGGCAGCGCCAACGCATGGCGCCCCAAG gtcaATAACCCCCATGAGTGGCTGCAGGTGGACTTCCTGGTTATGAAACGCATCACAGGGGTTGTGACTCAGGGGGCGTGGTCTATTCTGACTCAAATGATGGTGACAGAGTTCTCCGTAACCATTAGCGATGAAGGTCACTCCTGGTCCAACGTGGTTGACGAGGAATCGCAAAGAGAGAAG ATCTTCTTGGGGAACAGTGAGCCAGATGAGGAGATGCTGAACCTCTTTGATCCTCCTCTATTTGCCCGCTTCATACGGATCCACCCCAGAGGCTGGGTCAACGACATAGCCCTGCGCCTGGAGTTCATGGGCTGTGACACCCAGCAGCGTCtctga